Proteins from one Thermosipho japonicus genomic window:
- a CDS encoding peptidoglycan DD-metalloendopeptidase family protein, which produces MNKKVLAIFFFLIAAGLFANYYILNYYIQPGDTLYLISKEFNVSPSVILDWNDIDPYHLKVGQSIKIPQPNGIIYEVKQGDTLYDISLRFFTTVDAIKKANNLLSNFIYVGQKLFIPIDYVGVAFNVYDKSFIWPVYGKISSTYGWRVHPIYHRKSFHTGIDIAAPEGTPIFSATNGVVTHAGEYGGYGLAVIVKYGNYEIVYGHMSKVSVYKGQTIKKGELLGRVGSTGISTGPHLHFEVRINGKHTNPVAFLPSYGRMYVLKDQGLYLGGE; this is translated from the coding sequence GTGAATAAAAAAGTTTTAGCAATATTCTTTTTTTTGATAGCTGCAGGTTTATTTGCAAATTATTATATTTTGAATTACTATATTCAACCGGGAGACACTCTTTATTTAATTTCCAAGGAATTTAATGTATCACCTTCGGTTATACTAGATTGGAATGATATTGATCCATATCATCTCAAGGTGGGACAATCAATAAAGATTCCGCAACCAAATGGAATAATTTATGAAGTAAAGCAAGGAGACACTTTGTATGATATTTCCTTGCGTTTTTTCACAACAGTTGATGCTATTAAAAAGGCTAACAATCTACTAAGTAATTTTATCTATGTTGGCCAGAAATTGTTTATACCAATAGATTATGTTGGTGTAGCATTTAATGTATATGATAAAAGTTTTATTTGGCCTGTATATGGAAAGATTTCTTCAACATATGGTTGGCGTGTGCATCCTATATATCATAGAAAATCGTTTCATACTGGTATAGATATAGCAGCCCCAGAGGGGACTCCGATTTTTTCTGCTACAAATGGGGTAGTAACTCATGCAGGAGAGTATGGTGGATATGGACTGGCAGTAATTGTAAAGTACGGAAACTATGAGATAGTTTATGGCCATATGTCTAAGGTTAGTGTTTATAAAGGGCAAACCATAAAGAAAGGGGAACTTCTTGGAAGAGTGGGTTCAACAGGAATTAGTACAGGCCCTCACTTGCATTTTGAAGTAAGAATAAATGGAAAACATACGAATCCTGTTGCATTTTTGCCATCTTATGGCAGAATGTACGTCCTAAAAGATCAAGGGCTATATTTAGGTGGTGAGTAG
- a CDS encoding 50S ribosomal protein L11 methyltransferase, giving the protein MNKVFNEFVYKIFQDQVEKIEEYFFENNIKNYYFYETKEGTFLVLVFEENQENVSLPFNLEFVENRTTTSEDWVKNLITKPFEFIEGVYVDPDHNNVDGKIVIRITPGLAFGTGLHDTTKLSAKFLKKYLRPGMDVLDLGCGSAILSILAKKLGAGRVLGVDNDPLAVEAAKENVERNNVDVEIRQSDLFSNVDGKYDLIVSNIIAEILIEALKDLPKYLKEDGIVILSGIIDSKLPLFKNYNIVEHWRSNEWNALVIKM; this is encoded by the coding sequence TTGAATAAAGTATTTAACGAATTTGTTTACAAAATTTTTCAAGATCAAGTTGAAAAAATTGAAGAGTACTTTTTTGAAAATAATATAAAAAATTATTATTTTTATGAAACAAAAGAAGGTACTTTTTTGGTTTTGGTTTTTGAAGAAAACCAAGAAAATGTTTCTCTACCATTTAACTTAGAATTTGTTGAAAATAGAACAACAACTTCTGAAGATTGGGTGAAAAATTTAATTACAAAGCCTTTTGAATTTATTGAAGGAGTTTATGTTGATCCAGATCATAACAATGTAGATGGAAAGATAGTTATTAGGATCACCCCAGGGCTTGCATTTGGAACAGGGCTTCATGATACAACAAAACTTAGTGCAAAGTTTTTAAAGAAATATTTAAGGCCAGGAATGGATGTTTTGGATTTAGGTTGTGGTAGTGCTATATTGAGTATTTTAGCTAAAAAACTTGGAGCTGGTAGAGTTCTTGGAGTGGATAATGATCCTTTAGCTGTTGAAGCAGCAAAAGAAAACGTTGAAAGAAATAATGTTGATGTTGAAATAAGACAATCAGATTTGTTTTCAAACGTTGATGGGAAATATGATTTGATTGTTTCAAATATAATTGCAGAAATATTAATTGAAGCGTTAAAAGATTTACCAAAATATCTAAAAGAAGATGGGATAGTTATTTTATCTGGAATTATTGACTCCAAATTACCACTTTTTAAAAATTACAACATAGTTGAACATTGGAGGAGCAATGAATGGAATGCTTTAGTGATAAAGATGTAA
- a CDS encoding THUMP domain-containing class I SAM-dependent RNA methyltransferase, whose amino-acid sequence MKLMITCTAGLEGATVLELKNLGYKIVDSQSGRIYIKGELKDIPRLNMFLRTAERVYIVLAQDRVETFDELYNVIYSVNWEEFVDGKVLISDVSVRNSKLSAKGAIISVSYAAINKKISRKTNNIYPIRLIIKNDILQVLLDTTGKDALSKRGYRLKTSKAPLRETIAAALVLLSRWDKKSSFIDPFCGSGTILIEAALYKENIPPSFLRHFVSEKWSILKDYWPKRKKYKVNADNLFGFDIDKEVLKVAKENEKRANINGIIFENLDFNNLTKFENCWVVTNPPYGERLKNDIDFSKLWDIFIDSKIYILSPDTSFERLVQKKARKKIRFQNSGIWVWLYMFY is encoded by the coding sequence ATGAAATTAATGATAACTTGCACTGCAGGTCTTGAAGGTGCAACGGTACTAGAATTAAAAAATTTGGGTTATAAAATTGTAGATTCGCAATCAGGAAGAATATACATTAAAGGTGAATTAAAAGATATCCCTAGGCTTAATATGTTTCTTAGAACCGCTGAGAGGGTATATATTGTTTTGGCACAAGATAGAGTTGAAACCTTTGATGAACTTTATAATGTAATTTATTCGGTGAATTGGGAAGAGTTTGTTGATGGAAAAGTTTTAATCTCTGATGTGTCTGTAAGAAATTCTAAACTATCTGCAAAAGGTGCTATTATTTCAGTAAGCTATGCAGCAATTAATAAAAAGATTTCAAGAAAAACTAATAATATTTATCCGATCAGGTTAATTATTAAAAACGATATCCTACAAGTTTTGCTTGATACTACAGGAAAAGATGCATTAAGTAAAAGAGGATATAGGCTAAAGACTTCAAAGGCTCCATTAAGAGAAACTATAGCTGCTGCTTTGGTTCTTCTTTCAAGATGGGATAAAAAATCTAGTTTTATTGATCCATTTTGTGGGAGTGGAACAATTTTAATTGAAGCAGCACTTTATAAAGAAAATATTCCTCCATCTTTTTTGAGGCATTTTGTATCCGAAAAATGGAGTATTTTAAAAGATTATTGGCCTAAGAGAAAAAAGTATAAGGTTAATGCGGACAATTTATTTGGATTTGATATTGATAAAGAAGTATTAAAAGTTGCAAAGGAAAATGAAAAAAGGGCAAATATAAACGGGATAATATTTGAAAATTTGGATTTTAATAATTTAACAAAATTTGAAAATTGTTGGGTTGTAACTAATCCCCCTTATGGTGAAAGATTAAAGAATGATATTGATTTTTCAAAGCTTTGGGATATTTTTATTGATTCAAAAATTTATATACTCTCTCCAGACACAAGCTTTGAAAGGCTTGTTCAAAAAAAGGCAAGAAAAAAAATCAGATTTCAAAATAGTGGTATATGGGTATGGCTTTATATGTTTTATTGA
- a CDS encoding DUF190 domain-containing protein codes for MKLLRVYLGEKDFEKGIPTAEYIMKLAYKEGMKGVTILKGIMGFGKKRHIHRSDFFSISEDLPVVIDIVDEAEKIDMFVEKLKELNFDGLIVEIPVVAHYMESKK; via the coding sequence ATGAAGTTGCTTAGAGTTTACCTTGGAGAAAAAGATTTTGAAAAAGGGATTCCAACTGCTGAGTATATAATGAAACTTGCCTATAAAGAGGGGATGAAGGGTGTTACTATATTGAAGGGTATAATGGGATTTGGTAAAAAGAGGCATATTCACAGAAGTGATTTTTTTAGTATTTCAGAAGATTTACCTGTAGTTATTGATATAGTTGATGAAGCTGAAAAGATAGATATGTTTGTTGAAAAGTTAAAAGAATTAAATTTTGATGGCCTTATAGTTGAAATACCTGTGGTAGCTCATTATATGGAGTCAAAAAAATGA
- a CDS encoding TIGR03960 family B12-binding radical SAM protein translates to MINRFLHNNLLKVQKPARYIGDEYNVVKKDPNGKLRIALSFPDVYEVGMSHYGLEVLYHYLNQFQDFYAERVFLPWVDMINLMKENDIPLFTLETKTPVREMDVLGISLEYELAFTNVLKLLELAKISIEAEYRKNDDPIVVAGGPVAYNIEPISKAFDVVFIGDGEKNLKELFELLYYTRGEDRIKRLEEVTKIQGVYVPIFYKQIGKKIVPIGNVPKKIKKSVIEDLDKAIVPIKQILPNVQSIHDRAVIEISRGCTRGCRFCHAGYVYRPVRQRSVENIVENAKKMLKETGYEELSFLSLSAMDYTAINQIVDKIISYSIENKISISIPSTRVDALNIEIMSKIASVRKRGITLAPEAGSQIMRDKINKNINFEEIYSSAKRAKEAGWNRIKLYFMVGFDGENDSDIEDIGRLLMEIKKLKYRDITASINLLVPKPHTPMQFAKLQLPEYTEHVFSILRKYRKYAKIDVNDGKKSFIEGLLSRGDRKLFEVIKIKYKKSYYDEWTEFFSFEDWMESFKEAKINYNEYIGPFTLKDEFAWEHIDSGVTKQFLWKEYNKYLNGDITKDCRFGDCSFCGVCQILKVENNLKV, encoded by the coding sequence ATGATAAATCGATTTTTGCATAATAATCTTTTAAAGGTTCAAAAGCCTGCAAGATACATTGGTGATGAATACAATGTTGTAAAAAAGGATCCAAATGGAAAGCTTAGAATTGCACTTTCGTTTCCCGATGTGTATGAAGTTGGAATGTCCCATTATGGATTAGAGGTTTTATATCATTATTTGAATCAATTTCAAGATTTTTATGCTGAAAGAGTGTTTTTACCTTGGGTTGATATGATTAATTTGATGAAAGAGAATGATATCCCACTTTTTACGTTGGAAACTAAAACTCCAGTAAGAGAAATGGATGTGCTTGGAATTTCCTTAGAATATGAACTTGCATTTACCAATGTTTTAAAACTTTTAGAATTAGCAAAGATTTCAATTGAAGCTGAATATAGAAAGAACGATGATCCAATAGTTGTTGCAGGTGGGCCTGTTGCTTACAATATTGAGCCTATTTCTAAAGCGTTTGATGTTGTATTTATTGGTGACGGAGAGAAAAATTTAAAAGAGTTATTCGAACTACTATATTACACAAGAGGGGAAGATAGAATAAAAAGATTAGAAGAGGTAACAAAGATACAAGGAGTTTATGTTCCAATTTTTTACAAACAAATTGGGAAAAAGATTGTACCAATTGGAAACGTTCCAAAAAAAATAAAAAAGAGTGTTATTGAAGATTTAGATAAAGCAATAGTTCCTATAAAACAAATACTGCCAAATGTTCAGAGCATTCATGATAGAGCAGTTATTGAAATTAGTAGAGGTTGTACAAGGGGATGTAGGTTTTGTCATGCAGGGTATGTTTATAGACCAGTTAGACAAAGAAGTGTTGAAAATATTGTTGAAAACGCGAAAAAAATGTTGAAAGAAACTGGATATGAAGAATTATCTTTTTTATCTCTCTCTGCAATGGATTATACAGCGATAAATCAAATTGTTGATAAAATTATTTCATATTCAATTGAAAATAAAATTTCTATATCTATTCCATCAACACGTGTTGATGCATTAAATATTGAGATTATGTCGAAGATCGCTTCTGTTAGAAAACGTGGAATAACTCTCGCACCAGAAGCAGGTTCTCAAATAATGAGGGATAAGATTAATAAAAATATAAATTTTGAAGAAATTTATAGCAGCGCTAAAAGAGCAAAAGAGGCAGGCTGGAATAGAATAAAATTGTATTTTATGGTAGGTTTTGATGGAGAAAATGATAGTGACATTGAAGATATAGGAAGATTGTTGATGGAGATTAAGAAATTAAAATATAGGGATATTACCGCTTCAATAAATCTTTTAGTTCCAAAACCACATACACCAATGCAATTTGCAAAATTACAACTTCCAGAATATACTGAACATGTATTTTCAATTTTGAGAAAGTATAGAAAATATGCTAAGATTGATGTTAACGATGGTAAAAAAAGTTTTATTGAAGGATTATTGTCTCGTGGTGATAGAAAATTGTTTGAAGTTATAAAGATAAAGTATAAAAAATCCTATTATGATGAGTGGACTGAGTTTTTTAGTTTTGAAGATTGGATGGAATCATTCAAAGAAGCAAAAATAAATTATAATGAATACATAGGTCCGTTTACTTTGAAGGATGAATTTGCTTGGGAGCACATAGATAGTGGAGTAACAAAGCAGTTTTTGTGGAAAGAATATAATAAATATTTAAATGGAGATATAACTAAAGATTGCAGATTTGGTGATTGTAGTTTTTGTGGTGTGTGTCAAATTTTGAAGGTGGAAAATAACCTGAAGGTTTGA
- a CDS encoding DUF501 domain-containing protein, which yields MECFSDKDVRKIVEKQLSINATNFCKVAKFCSYGFPQVIKSLPIKDEKPFPTLNYLVCPYLIKEISRLEEKGYIKKFQDEVEANKELREKLVNAHTKVIEERDKFFERDDLKKYEQWRNVLKSVGSGGIKDFTKIKCLHLHLADFLAGIENPIGEKVASLLKSLECDDSYCKRFLE from the coding sequence ATGGAATGCTTTAGTGATAAAGATGTAAGAAAAATTGTTGAAAAACAGTTGTCAATTAATGCAACAAATTTTTGTAAAGTTGCAAAATTTTGTTCATATGGTTTCCCTCAGGTTATAAAAAGTCTTCCAATAAAAGATGAAAAGCCATTTCCCACTTTGAATTATCTGGTTTGCCCGTATCTTATAAAGGAAATATCTCGCCTTGAGGAAAAAGGTTACATAAAGAAATTTCAAGATGAGGTAGAAGCTAATAAAGAGCTTAGAGAAAAATTAGTAAATGCTCACACGAAGGTCATAGAAGAACGGGATAAATTTTTTGAAAGAGACGATTTGAAAAAGTATGAGCAGTGGAGAAATGTTTTAAAAAGTGTTGGAAGTGGTGGTATAAAAGATTTTACTAAAATAAAATGTTTACATCTTCATCTTGCGGACTTTCTTGCAGGAATTGAAAATCCAATAGGAGAAAAGGTGGCAAGTTTATTAAAATCGCTTGAATGTGATGATTCATATTGCAAGAGGTTTTTAGAATGA
- the rdgB gene encoding RdgB/HAM1 family non-canonical purine NTP pyrophosphatase → MIYVATTNEHKVHEIMDILSDFNVELLKSPKKVDVEEDGKSFFENSVKKAYYYGMELNNPVICDDSGLVINALGGMPGVESARFMEGYSYEEKMKELLRRLQNFDDKSASFVCVATYFNPNSGVLISAQGIVNGTISDNIRGKFGFGYDPFFIPEGYDKTFGELGESVKRQISHRSGAFRKLFELLKKVGEI, encoded by the coding sequence GTGATTTATGTAGCAACAACAAATGAGCATAAAGTTCACGAAATTATGGATATTTTGAGTGATTTTAATGTGGAATTATTAAAATCGCCAAAAAAAGTTGATGTTGAAGAAGATGGGAAATCTTTTTTTGAAAATTCAGTAAAAAAAGCCTACTATTATGGAATGGAGTTAAATAACCCTGTAATTTGTGATGATTCAGGACTTGTTATAAATGCTCTAGGTGGAATGCCTGGAGTTGAAAGTGCTAGATTTATGGAAGGCTACAGCTATGAAGAAAAGATGAAAGAACTTTTAAGACGGTTGCAAAATTTTGATGATAAAAGTGCAAGTTTTGTTTGTGTTGCAACATATTTTAACCCAAATAGTGGGGTTTTAATTTCTGCGCAAGGAATAGTAAACGGAACGATTTCCGATAATATAAGAGGTAAATTTGGATTTGGATATGATCCATTCTTTATACCTGAAGGCTATGATAAAACTTTTGGAGAACTTGGTGAAAGTGTAAAAAGACAAATAAGTCATAGGAGTGGAGCTTTTAGAAAGTTATTTGAATTATTGAAAAAGGTGGGAGAGATTTGA
- the tyrS gene encoding tyrosine--tRNA ligase, with translation MDFSKQLEILKKNVVDFVSEEELIERLKENRPLRVKLGVDPSRPDLHLGHAVVLKKLKQFQELGHHVILIIGDFTARIGDPTGRNSTRPMLSEEEVRKNAETYANQAFKILDKEKTEIRFNNEWLGKMKFEDVVKLAGKYTVARMLERDDFAKRLSQGHPISIAEFLYPLAQAYDSVAIQADVELGGTDQLFNLLVGRKIQEEYGQKPQIVMTMPIIEGTDGKLKMSKSYDNYIAFTDEPNDMYGKVMSIPDELIVKYMRLITDIEENEIEEYEKLMKVGKINPRDVKMRLAREIVAFFYDREKAKIAEENFVKVFRQKEIPDEMPEIQVEAGEYNIVDLVIKVNGNYSKSEVKRLISQGGVYFDGKRVNDFKQIVKLEKEHILRLGKRKFFRLITKN, from the coding sequence TTGGATTTTTCAAAGCAGCTTGAGATATTAAAGAAGAATGTTGTAGATTTTGTAAGCGAAGAAGAATTGATTGAAAGGCTTAAAGAAAATAGACCTTTGAGAGTAAAACTCGGAGTGGATCCTTCCAGACCTGACCTTCATTTAGGACATGCTGTTGTTCTAAAAAAATTAAAACAATTTCAAGAATTAGGTCACCACGTAATATTGATTATTGGTGATTTTACAGCTCGTATTGGAGATCCAACCGGCAGAAATTCTACAAGGCCAATGCTCTCTGAAGAAGAAGTAAGAAAAAATGCTGAAACTTATGCAAATCAGGCGTTTAAGATTTTAGATAAAGAAAAAACTGAGATTAGATTTAATAATGAATGGCTTGGGAAGATGAAGTTTGAAGATGTTGTAAAACTTGCTGGAAAATACACAGTTGCAAGAATGCTTGAAAGAGATGATTTTGCAAAAAGACTTTCTCAGGGACATCCTATTAGCATTGCAGAATTTTTGTATCCTCTAGCTCAAGCGTATGATTCGGTTGCTATTCAGGCAGATGTGGAACTTGGTGGTACGGATCAGTTGTTTAATCTTCTTGTTGGAAGAAAGATCCAAGAAGAATATGGTCAAAAACCACAGATTGTTATGACGATGCCAATTATTGAAGGCACAGATGGGAAATTAAAAATGAGTAAAAGCTATGATAACTACATAGCATTTACAGATGAACCAAATGATATGTATGGAAAAGTTATGTCAATACCTGATGAGTTAATTGTTAAATATATGAGATTGATTACTGATATAGAAGAAAATGAAATAGAAGAATATGAAAAGTTAATGAAAGTAGGAAAGATAAATCCTAGAGATGTTAAGATGAGGCTTGCAAGAGAGATTGTTGCGTTTTTTTACGATAGGGAGAAAGCAAAAATAGCAGAAGAAAATTTTGTAAAAGTATTTAGACAGAAGGAAATACCAGATGAAATGCCAGAAATTCAAGTTGAAGCTGGGGAGTACAATATAGTTGATTTGGTTATAAAAGTCAATGGAAATTATAGCAAAAGTGAAGTAAAAAGGTTAATAAGTCAGGGTGGAGTTTATTTTGATGGAAAAAGAGTTAACGATTTTAAACAAATTGTAAAGCTTGAAAAAGAGCATATTTTAAGGCTTGGCAAGAGAAAGTTCTTTAGATTGATAACAAAAAATTAA
- a CDS encoding 23S rRNA (pseudouridine(1915)-N(3))-methyltransferase RlmH: MNVEIVVPGKLSSHLQNAFDFYLKKLKRFANLTVTFTKLGGDVNRESKQVILRREKDEILKKVKNRKFILIDLHGKQMDSVSFSNLVENKMLSGEILFVIGGPLGIDDELRKKASLKISLSKMTFTHEFTLVILLEQLFRAFKIINNEKYHY, encoded by the coding sequence ATGAATGTAGAAATAGTAGTTCCTGGAAAGCTTTCTAGTCATTTGCAAAACGCTTTTGATTTTTATTTAAAAAAACTAAAGCGTTTTGCAAATTTAACTGTTACGTTTACAAAGCTTGGTGGAGATGTTAATAGAGAATCAAAGCAGGTAATTTTAAGGCGGGAAAAAGATGAAATTTTAAAAAAGGTTAAAAACAGAAAATTTATTTTAATAGATCTTCATGGAAAACAAATGGATAGTGTTTCATTTTCAAATTTAGTTGAAAATAAGATGTTATCAGGGGAGATATTATTTGTTATAGGAGGACCGCTTGGTATAGATGATGAATTAAGAAAAAAAGCAAGTTTAAAAATCTCTTTGTCTAAAATGACCTTTACTCATGAATTTACACTTGTTATACTTTTAGAGCAACTTTTTAGAGCATTTAAAATCATAAATAATGAAAAATATCATTATTGA
- a CDS encoding 3-keto-5-aminohexanoate cleavage protein — translation MEKLIITVAVTGAEVTREKQPNLPITPDEIADAVYECYLAGASIAHVHARLDDGTPTQSYEVYKKIKEKIEKKCDIIFQPSTGGATWHTFEERMQPLLTNPEMATLSAGTCNFGNDVFLNPMEYIEKFAIEMKKRNIKPEIEVFERGMIETAIKLVDKGLLNPPLHFDFVMGVPGAIPGTIEDLVYLVSKIPPGSTWSVAGIGKCELPLAVHAILMGGHVRVGFEDNIYYKKGELAKSNAQLVERIVRIAKELGREIATPDEARKILGIRKE, via the coding sequence ATGGAAAAACTCATAATTACAGTTGCCGTTACCGGTGCGGAAGTTACTAGAGAAAAGCAACCAAATTTACCGATCACTCCCGATGAAATTGCAGATGCGGTATATGAATGCTACCTTGCTGGTGCATCAATTGCACATGTTCATGCAAGATTAGATGATGGAACTCCAACTCAATCGTATGAAGTATACAAAAAAATAAAAGAAAAAATTGAAAAAAAGTGTGATATCATTTTCCAACCTTCTACAGGTGGTGCAACCTGGCATACTTTTGAAGAAAGAATGCAGCCATTACTTACCAATCCAGAAATGGCAACATTGAGTGCTGGAACATGCAACTTTGGAAATGACGTCTTTTTAAATCCAATGGAATATATCGAAAAATTTGCAATTGAAATGAAAAAGAGAAACATAAAACCTGAAATTGAAGTGTTTGAAAGAGGTATGATTGAAACTGCAATAAAACTTGTTGACAAAGGGCTTCTAAACCCTCCTTTACACTTTGATTTTGTAATGGGGGTTCCAGGAGCAATACCAGGAACAATTGAAGATCTTGTCTATCTAGTCTCCAAAATACCGCCCGGTTCTACATGGAGCGTTGCTGGAATAGGCAAATGTGAATTACCACTTGCAGTACATGCAATTTTAATGGGTGGTCATGTTAGAGTTGGTTTTGAAGATAATATCTATTATAAAAAAGGAGAACTTGCAAAGTCCAATGCTCAATTAGTAGAAAGGATTGTAAGAATAGCAAAAGAATTGGGAAGGGAAATTGCAACGCCAGATGAAGCAAGAAAAATACTAGGAATAAGAAAGGAGTGA
- a CDS encoding hotdog domain-containing protein has translation MTATIRVRMSTADAHYGGNLVDGAKILQLFGDVATELLIRHDGDEGLFRAYDNIEFLAPVYAGDFIEVTGEIVEVGRTSRKMVFVAKKVITARPDINDSAADVLEEPIIVCKASGTCVVPLEKQRKR, from the coding sequence ATGACTGCAACCATTAGAGTAAGAATGAGCACAGCAGACGCCCATTACGGCGGAAATCTTGTTGATGGCGCGAAAATATTGCAACTTTTTGGTGATGTAGCAACTGAATTACTCATCAGGCATGATGGTGATGAAGGCCTTTTTAGAGCGTACGATAACATTGAATTTCTAGCACCTGTATATGCTGGTGACTTTATTGAGGTCACTGGAGAAATAGTTGAGGTGGGAAGAACTTCAAGAAAAATGGTCTTTGTTGCAAAAAAGGTTATAACTGCAAGACCAGATATTAATGACAGTGCAGCGGACGTTTTAGAAGAACCTATAATTGTATGTAAAGCAAGTGGTACATGTGTTGTACCATTAGAAAAGCAAAGGAAAAGGTGA
- a CDS encoding L-erythro-3,5-diaminohexanoate dehydrogenase, whose translation MINKRGCPYGTHRVIEPKGTLPQAAKKIDNTMEIYTNEILIDVKTLNVDSASFTQIKESCNKDIECMKKTILSIVNERGKLQNPVTGSGGMLIGIVEEIGSDLKTDLKVGDKIATLVSLSLTPLKIDEILNIKIDADQVDIKGKAILFETGIYAKLPDDIPEKLALAVLDVAGAPAQVNKLVKEGMTVAIIGAGGKSGLLCCYQAMKNVGSSGRVIAIEYSQENAEKVKKLNLAHDVIVTDATKPVEVYNEFLKVTGGKLADVTINNVNVPTTEMSSILITKDEGIIYFFSMATSFTRAALGAEGVGKDVTMIIGNGYTKGHAELSLNILRESKEIRKLFEEKYC comes from the coding sequence ATGATAAATAAAAGAGGATGCCCATATGGAACTCACAGAGTAATAGAACCAAAAGGTACCTTACCACAGGCAGCAAAAAAAATTGATAATACAATGGAAATATACACAAACGAAATATTAATTGATGTAAAAACATTGAATGTTGATTCTGCAAGTTTTACACAAATAAAGGAATCATGTAATAAAGACATTGAATGTATGAAAAAAACAATTCTTTCTATAGTAAACGAGAGAGGAAAGTTGCAAAATCCTGTAACAGGTAGCGGAGGAATGCTAATCGGAATAGTAGAAGAAATAGGAAGCGATTTAAAAACAGATCTCAAAGTCGGTGATAAAATAGCTACACTAGTTTCATTGTCTCTAACCCCGCTTAAAATTGACGAAATACTAAATATTAAGATCGATGCTGATCAGGTTGATATAAAAGGAAAAGCAATTTTATTTGAAACAGGAATATACGCAAAACTCCCAGATGATATTCCAGAAAAACTTGCACTTGCAGTATTAGATGTTGCTGGGGCACCAGCTCAAGTAAATAAACTAGTTAAAGAAGGTATGACTGTTGCTATAATTGGTGCTGGTGGTAAATCAGGATTATTGTGCTGCTATCAAGCAATGAAAAATGTTGGTAGTAGTGGCAGGGTAATAGCAATTGAATATTCTCAAGAAAACGCTGAAAAGGTTAAAAAATTAAATCTAGCCCATGATGTAATTGTTACAGATGCAACAAAACCTGTAGAAGTTTACAACGAATTTTTAAAAGTTACAGGTGGAAAACTTGCAGATGTAACCATAAACAACGTAAATGTTCCAACAACTGAAATGTCATCGATACTTATCACAAAAGATGAAGGAATTATCTATTTCTTTAGTATGGCTACATCATTTACAAGAGCTGCACTTGGTGCAGAAGGCGTTGGAAAAGATGTAACTATGATTATAGGAAATGGCTACACAAAAGGACACGCAGAGTTAAGCTTAAATATACTGAGAGAATCAAAAGAAATAAGAAAACTCTTTGAAGAAAAATATTGTTAA
- the crcB gene encoding fluoride efflux transporter CrcB — protein MKILYVAFGGALGAVSRYMISKFINSSFSFSFVPWGTIFVNIVGSFLLSFLMFLSISKTDISQSFILFFGTGFLGAFTTFSTFAYEFLSIFLTQPLRAIIYFIANIFLGFFAAILGMFLGRGRIL, from the coding sequence ATGAAGATCTTGTACGTTGCATTTGGTGGAGCTTTGGGTGCTGTTTCAAGATATATGATTTCAAAGTTTATTAATTCATCTTTTTCATTTAGTTTTGTCCCTTGGGGGACAATTTTTGTAAATATAGTTGGATCTTTTTTACTTTCTTTTCTGATGTTTTTGAGTATTTCAAAAACTGATATATCACAATCCTTTATACTATTTTTTGGAACAGGTTTTTTGGGTGCATTTACAACGTTTTCAACTTTTGCATATGAATTTTTATCAATATTTTTGACTCAGCCATTGAGAGCAATTATTTATTTTATTGCAAATATCTTTTTAGGATTTTTTGCGGCAATCTTGGGTATGTTTTTGGGTAGGGGGAGAATATTATGA
- the secG gene encoding preprotein translocase subunit SecG — MGTVMLVVHAIISVVLIYLSLKQMGKFAELGGAFGSGSMNTIFGREKGLDAEGKLTVLFGILFFVSSILTAFFISR, encoded by the coding sequence ATGGGTACAGTTATGCTTGTTGTTCACGCAATTATTAGTGTAGTTCTTATTTACCTTTCTTTAAAGCAAATGGGAAAATTTGCCGAACTTGGTGGAGCATTTGGTTCAGGTTCAATGAACACTATTTTTGGTAGAGAGAAAGGTCTTGACGCAGAGGGGAAATTAACAGTTTTATTTGGAATATTATTTTTTGTATCAAGTATTTTAACAGCATTTTTTATTTCTAGATAA